GACCATCTTGATGGCATGTGGCAATATGattgtattataaaagaaaacagtAAAAAACCTAACCATCACCATCACTCGATGTATGTGAAATAAATCTAAACTAAACTGAAGTGTTTAGATTTTAtggaaacatattttatttatcatagatTATTAGGACAAACATTGTAtcgtactttattaaaaaaaaaaattaaaacctcctttgaaaataatttctttataacgattatttgttaaagatataaaattttattgaacgacagtttaactttaaataaaactaaatatgctCGGGattgcttatatatttattaaatagtacttCTATGAGATCTACatgctttatataaaaaaaaaataacaaaactttcAGCCGCACACAGATATTCATTGCACGTACGTTCTCTGTACAAAGTACATGCATATGTAATCCGCATtcttttcgtttttttattgCAACACATTACTTGACTCAACGATACATTTCTAAAATcacttaatattgaaatattcaattaattaatacactAGTACTTAACGATAGTAGAACGGCTAAAATCTTGTCAAAGTCTTGAAAGGCACTCTATCTAATCGTATAAAATTTCCATATTAAagactacataaataaatttataattacggtgaatataatgtttaattccGGTCATTTCAGTTTTAAAAACCCTTACAAACAATACTTTAACTAGCATTCCTAGAAGATACCtctgataattaaaataatacaaaaaagtcTGGGTGCAAATTGCtgatataatttcattgtatCTTATACTAGATAACATTGTAATACATTCCACCTCGAAAATACGGCtctttttatcataataaaaaaacatttttattttctttttaatatttattttataaaagcttattttttaaaaaatatttatttgacacaTCACAATAATGACACTTTCAAATTGAAGTGTCGGTAGAGTCATCAGCCAGTACGCTCGCCCACACACGTAGGGCGACACATAATATTCTACacgttatatacatatgtattgtagGAGAAAATAACTCTTAACTTGATAACTGGAAGTGTATTTTTtaccaaattaattttaaatgcattcTTTTGAAAGTTAAGTATTTAATAGACGTAGAGaaagtaaaagaaaatcttgaatttgataaacaaaagaaaattataaacataaattccaGTTAATGCTGACTTTGTATGACCAATCCAATTAATTTCACTGATGCttaattgatactttattaaaattaaatatagataaaacagtgtttttaaaattaaataacaaagaagGTTTTTTGTGATCTGTTTATTTTCttagtgtatttaaaaaaaaagtgttgatTCCAGAGACTCAAGAAAAATTACGTCATACTTCTAAGATTCCTCAAAATTTTCTATATTGATTTTGttactagtttttaaaataattccagGATATAAATCTAGACTACAATATAACCAATCAATTTCACGATTAGATCATTACACTCTTTGCTACTTATACAACAAGCAAGCAAGTTTCTAAACAAAGATTGCTAACCGTATACGGACTTTTCCTGTTTATAACACCGACTGTAACTAAAGCATGACTGATTATAATGTTTAGTCAAGTTTAGGTTTCTTAGCTCCTTAATTCACATATCTAGCTGCATTAACATATATTCGCAAACATAATGCActaagaaattttttttttttcgtatactAGATAAaactacattattaaaaaatacataaaaaaatcgagATGcataaagagtcgagatggcccagtggttagaacgcgaacatcttaaccgatgattgcgggttcaaacccaggcaagcaccgctgatgcatgtgcttaatttgtctttataattcgtctcgagctcagcggtgaaggaaaacatcgtgaggaaacctgcatgtgacaaatttcatagaaattctgccacatgtgtattccaccaacacgcattggaacagcgtggtgaaatatgttccaaaccttctcctcaaagggagaggaggtctttagcccagcagtggaaatttacaggctgttgttgttgttgttttgttgattaaaaaatacgttcatcaataaaagcaaacaaaagttaaattatagtaatttacGTGTCACCCGCGTTTTCGCTGGTATTTTCGGAGTGAGTCTTCAAGTATTAAGCATAAAAGTAGGCATATCGTCTCCTTACtaaatcatcaaattcgattcagtggcTTGACGCGCTAGACCAactgacagatagacagacagatttacttttacattgatatcattaatataatgtattcataGATAGAAGCAACACAAACTactcatattaatatttgtgaTTTGTGTCgtaaaatattgtgtataaataGTATATGTACGTTATCGTTAACGTTGTCATTTTGCACCTGCAATATGTTCCCACCCTTTACTATAGACTACACAAAGTGAGgcttgttatataaatacaatatacaacGTCGATAGAGACAATAGCAGAACGTAACagattaaattaagtttttttttcatttgacttttatttgtgccaagagggtaaataaaataattattaaattaataaatttcatttcaaattattgcCTTTATAATATAGCCtagtatttttgaatattaacaaAACGATAATAAGTAAGTTTTTAAAGTAGTTTTAATAAACGTCAGTTATTGTGATGAttcgtttatttgtttattgatgaTCCAACGGCGTTatcgtaatttattatattagagacaaaagaaaaacaaagaaCACTTCTGATTTAGCTGGCAAATTCTGACTAACCATAACATattgatacttttatttaagtgtagcttatttttctttacctcccacgattttaataaaataatatataataatgtcgtATGTACTTATAGCTTTATACGTCGTCTTTGtatgttgtatataatttgtaaaagtatgtgtatatatgttgaataaagaAAGACATtaaatcttcaaatatttttaccctaataaaaattttcattcaAGCGTAGAAACAAAAGGAGTAAAAATGcacattttctataaatattatatgtgttttGTGTGaggttaaaatttaataaattcctaCTCAAAGAAATGTAtctttaattaagtaataacaataaaaataaaaatgaaactccTATTTATCTtagaaaaaaatgacaaaaaaaattaactgacCTTCAAATAAAATTGCGTTAATATCTTAACTAAGTTCGTAGGCTTCAGACTTCGGTGAtgctatttttctttaaatatcgaTACAAATATCAAAGCCCTCCATCGtattacaaaacatatataaGGTGTCAAGGAAGCGCAAATAACAGCTCAGTCTTAGTTTTCGAAACTGTAGGAGACAAAGACTTTGTTTACTAAGACGTATGAGGCCACCTATAACTGTGATATGTGTGACAGACAACACCGCGTCATTCGAACGCGGAAAAGATctttatatacacacatacatacgtaGAAACGAATCGATGGCTTTTGAGGCTGAAGAATGACAAATACATTGCatccttatttatataatacgttcatcattttaaataacagttgtgatcttaaatatttaacgtatgGTGATATAATCTACGCTAATATCAAACTTTATatgtttctttgtttgtttCGTATCCATTCCTAAATCACtcgttcattcatttatttcaatccGACTAAGCTGagacattgtatattttttctcgACATCTACGTTTACATTTCTGGTACAGTACCATTGAAAAGGTAATGAAATGCCAttcttgaataattatttatccctcccctatatacatatataaataaaaataagacaacAACAAGAAATTTCTGAAATGcacgttattaattaatagtacgGGCCTtagtaaagaataaaatttgattttattttggtatatttatctttcttttttaattttaatgatacataATGCACCATTTTTTTTACTGTCCCAATAGTAATAGTATAGTAGTAATATCTTATATACTAGTAAGATAGAAAACAATTATCGTAGTCGAAGATCGCGGGATCTATTTCGACAAAGCACCGTTTCgttgtgattaaaatatttccaatcGACATGAAACCAGCCACTTATATTTGTATACGGTTCGTACTATTCTACTAGAATTGCAAAATTGATTACCTTCTAAAGtaagttaaatataacattatgataacacaagaaaataataataataacgtaacCTGTTACGAGAATTTTTACTCGACGTATTCTAAACGGGTTACATTGATAATGTCAGAGAGAAAGCTGTCTGTCgcataatattatgtttcgATACACTATCAGTATGGCTATTAGTGGAGCGACAAGCCGGCTGCAATGACTTCCAGTTTAAAGTCATGTACCTGTTAACTAGTTACGGCCATTAGACCCACAAGTTTATACTTTTGTTTGACACTTTgtgatgattgatgatgattataCCGATCAGTTTTCTTCGAGTAAATAATGCTTTCGCATTTAAAATGCTTCGAACGTTagcaataacatttaatttctttacaACATGTTAAAATATAGTGTAGAAATGAAACTATGAACAGAATTGAAATCTcccaataatacataatattgttttatgtaataatcGACACCAAAGCATTCCTCACAaacatatcataatatattgcaATTGATAGAGCACTCAtatgttgtataataaatacgtaCATATTGTTCTCTGTTACGTGATTTGATGTAAATCTTCATTGAGAATTGATTTTACAACATTAAGGAAAACATTCGATGGTATAGACAAGATTACTAAACTATTATGTAAAGTTAAGAAATACGTAaacaatagttttatatttaacaatacataCACAAACAAGTGTGTGAATGCTACGTACACGCTTAAATAATCCAGAGATTTGATTAGATcttaaaataaagaacattaCTAGTAATACGTAAAACGCACtagtgttaaattaaattgaataatttacagGGACGGAGTAAGTCCAGCTGAATCAGCTGCGAGCTTACCGTCAAGCCCTGCAGCTTCTACACTCTCAAAGAAAAAAGCTGGAGGCGCTAATGACGTACGGGAGAGAGCAGCTGCTGTGCGCACGCGCAGACTTATGAAAGAACTTAAAGAAATACAGCGGTCACAAGATCACAGACCAAATCCCATATTTAcagtaagtaaattaaaataattattgttgtgtCGAAAATTAACCTCcatagttttgtttataaattgggtaatttatattatatattgcctGCATCGTCGTGcgcgtttaaataaaaaaaagcttattgTTATAGcctgttactccttattacatcagctttatGGCAGTGTAAGTCTCTTCAAAATCGCTCCTCCTGAGATTATCCgaaaaaaacagacagacaaacaaaaattgtaataatgcatgtaaaatatatgcatttagtaaaagcggctatttaatactacaaacttacaaacacacacatcaattttattataaattaatataacttatcGATTATAATATCAGGTGTCAaactttaaagatataaaaaataatttatattaataaaataccttttaatTATGTCAATAGGTGGAGCTAGTTAATGACAATTTGTTCGAGTGGCACGTCCGGCTGCACCAGATTGACCCGGAGAGCGATTTGGCGGCCGATCTGCGGGAACTAAACATCCCTAACATACTGCTGCATTTGATATTCCCCGAAAATTTCCCCTTTGCGCCACCGTTTATGCGGGTCATTGAACCGCGAATAGAAAAAGGATTTGTAATGGAAggtaattcttttatttatgtaaatctcGTCTATTCAcaaccattaaatatatttaagtataatatacagAAGCCATTTttcttgtaatatatttgtaaaaactaaaaacatccttagattaaaataaaactagttataacggatttgaatcgcgtatattaattatttttgacatcccgacgtttcgagcactttacagcgttcgtggtcacgggtagacttagattaattaaatgttaaaaaattgattagtagtaaaattttgttaaatttaagaaaattgtaTGAATGTTCATCCAAGGCTAGTCATAAAACTTTAATAcgatatatgtatctataaataGGATGACATTAATCTCCTCATGGCCTTAAGCGTTTAgattttataactataaaaatgtttctttaaaacgttttaaactGTTTTGTTTCATATGTAAAGGTGGAGCGATTTGCATGGAATTGCTGACACCACGTGGTTGGGCATCTGCGTATACTGTCGAAGCAGTCGTAATGCAATTCGCCGCATCCGTTGTCAAGGGTCAAGGCCGGGTGGCGCGCGCGCCTCTCCGATCTTCGCGCGAGTTTTCCCGCAGGCGCGCGGAGGAGGCCTTCCGCTCGCTCGTCAAGACACACGACAAATATGGCTGGGTCACACCGGCGCTTTCAGATGGTTGAACATGACAaggtattgaattaaatataatagacgATCTAGATATTTGCTATTACCTTTATCTTTTCCCGATATATCGTTTTCGttgaaaaatttcaaaatacatatttccAATACcagtacaataaattttataaattagccAATTAAACTTATTACATTATAGATTTACTACATTCAAATTACAAATGTACAGTACAACTCTGTTTGTTTGAGTATTACGCAAAGGATACTGAACTGATTTTTATGAAActgtttgcttttaaaatttcaatgagGATTCCGTAAATGTATTTGTGGAGGCCGCAGTGTTAAATTagtaactataaaattaatgagtttatatCTGCAATATTTTAATCTCAATCTTTCTTTTCAGGTTATGATTATCAGCTATAATGCAGAATGGATCTCTactagataataattaaatcgattaataattgtaacaattttagttataaatatgataaacctctttgtataaatactaattttattactattacttgGTACAGAGAAAAATATCTTGTGTACTTAGTTAAACATTCAAAAAATGGTGGGAATGAAGCATAGCGTTAAGCGCTTTAAGACAGAAATTGAAAAGATTccattttaatgtatgtaaatattatgtgcCAAAAACCTACACTACACATGTGCTAAAAGTACTAAAATCGTAAATGTCACTTTCAAAATTTTCGATACCGCCTTCTATTTCCATGAATGTGCTTTTTCCATCGACACGGTAGGTTTCGTGTTGGTAtcgcaatttttaaatttatttttaacctatGTCGTACAATTGTGTACTTTTGacaatctttataaaatttcaaaattttaattaaaatgtgtcCGTCCCAATGTCACTTAATTCTtatctaaattaaaagaaaagatttgacaaaaaatatttgtaaatgtggTATGTAgtagttttaaatttgattaaaaacttGAAACCTTAGAAATGTGTGAATTCTATACATACCACgtggtattttaataatatgtattaagcCGCAAATTTATTCGATGCTCAAAATAGGCTCTTGAAATGTGTagcattttaaaaaattgtaagctTGTTGTGGCAACATTGTAAgtgtttataagattttattaattaaaatctaaattgatGTTGTGGAATTTAGTATACCaaagatgtttatttttatgtaaaacaattcAGTGCAAGTTGTGTACAGAATTACAGATAGCTAACTAGCTAAGATTATATGTACAATGTTATGAGTGTAATAAATTTCTTGCTCAATTCCAAAAATggtctttattttttatgcttcctgcctattattatatattatgtattatgctataacttgacatttttatttgtgtagAAGATGttgactaattaataaatactacaataataaaaacaaatgaaaagcGACTCACATTGGCAAAAAGGACATACAAATTACTTTTAGCAGATTGAATAgaacaacaaaaaacaaacaatttacaaaatatgaatataaatgattatctaaacatatgtatgtagtattttattatgacCATTGGATGGATTGGCATTGGTAAATGCAACAGTTCCTATTCCTATTACTGCAGCCTCTAAATATATCCACAATCCGTGCTTCTTTTCTcgttcaaataaacaatataatacttTCTTGAAAATTTTGCTTAGTTTTATTGTAACCAATTGTGGCTTTTAGTtctcttttcattttattcatttgtttgcaatattaattaaagtttatggCTATTTTGAACATTTTAAGTTATCTGTTtcattacgaaataaaaatattctgaatTCTTTCTGAATAAACTCCGGTAGGCTCCTTTTCGACGAAATGAAACACTTAGTACTGTATAAGCTTCCGTTTACTTCTTGAGACGATTcacacaaaacaataattttcacaATGTCTTATATATACAGAATAACAAAACGATTGCGCAattcaaaaacttataaaaattgaacaatGCCATCTAGGCGTCAACTAAGAACTAAACATGACAACTTAaggaataattcaaatataaagaaaactttaataaatacaaaagaggTTTATAGGTGTGCATGTTTAATCCTGACATACCGCCCACCAAGGACATCATGAGAAATGTCCTTCAAACCGCCCACCATGCAACAATCcaaactgtaattaattacttgagtaattacttatttagttACAGGTAATATTGCTATCTTAGAAGTAGgccttttaattaaagtatcttTGGTACGTATTGTGACGACTCGCGTTATTTTATCGGGTCCCGGATGTTTTTTCTCGATTTTGCCTAGCAACCATCGCGCCGGAGGTAAATCGTCCTCCTTGACTAAAACAACATCCCCCACTGATGGTTCTGGACTCTGATATTCCCATTTATACCTTTGAAGAAACTGATGAAGATAATCCTGGGACCATCGACGCCAAAAGTCCTGCATCATTCGCTGGTGGAGTTGCCATCTTCGCAAACTATATACATTTGATGACTCATAATTTGAATCAGGAACTACTATCAGTGGTTCCCCTACCAAGAAATGACCAGGAGTCAACACTACGACCTCTTGATCCTCTACACGAGACAATGGCCTTGAATTAAGACAGGCCTCTATTTGAGATAACACTGTGGCCATCTCCTCATATGTCAAAGTAGTGTTTCCGACCACACGTTTAAGATGGAACTTTGTGGACTTTATTCCTGCCTCCCATAGTCCACCGAAATTCGGAGCGTGAGGAGGAATAAAATTCCATTTTGTTCCGTTGGTTGCCAGATACTCTGCCAGTTCAGGTTTAAAATTCGTTTTTTCTTCGCTGAAAAGACACAGTAACTCTCGGGCTGCACCCACAAAATTTTTACCATTGTCGCTGTATAATTCAGCGCACCTACCTCGTCTTGCGACAAACCTTTTAAAAGCAGCTATAAAACCTTGAGTAGACAGCTCGCTCACCACTTCAAGATGTACGGCTCTGGTTGACATGCAAATGAACAGAGCAATATATCCCTTGTAAGACTTGTTACCCCTACCTTTtgaaattcttatattaataggtCCTGCGTAATCGACTCCGCTGACAAGAAAGGGTTTATTAGGTGTCACACGCGCGGAAGGTAACTGCCCCATGAGCTGAGATGTGGATCTGTTCGAGTATCGCGTACAAGTAACACAGTCacgataatattttctaatcaGAGACTTCGCACCTACAATCCAATACTTCGATCTCAAGTAGGTAATCATGAGTTGCGGGCCTCCATGCAGTGTCTTTTGGTGAGCATCAGCAATTAAGAGTGCACTTAAGCAAGATTCTTTAGGTATGAGAATCGGATGTTTCTCGTTAAAGGACAGCGATGACATTTCCAGCCGACCACCCACTCTAATTATACCTTccgaatctaaaaatatatttaatgtctttaacattttcttttttttatctattatgcCGTTTTTTCGCAATTCTTCCAACTCTTCCTGGAATCCTTCTTCTTGACATCTTTTAATACAGACCCTTATCGCATCCCCAATTTCCTGTCGCTCCAATGCTTCTGATCTTGGCCTACTACTTAAACCTTTCCTTATTCTTAACCAGCGTAGACAATAAGCGACCACACGAACAAGCTTCGAAAATGAAGAAAATCTTTGCCACAAGGTTGTGTCAACGACCACTGTATGAACCTTAATCTGCTCAAGATTTGTTCCCAAATGTTttggttttgtaaaaataatttccttattttttagaAACTCTGGCCCTTCAAACCATATAGCCATTTCTGATAGTTCCACCGGAGAAATACCTCGTGATGCCAAATCCGCCGGGTTTTTCTTAGTGGCTACATGGGACCAGTGATGTGTATCCAAAATCTGTAAGATTTCAGAGACTCGGTTAGCCACGAAGGTTTTCCACCGGCTTGGGTGATGGTTAAGCCAGGCTAAAACTACCTCACTGTCAGTGAATGCATGTAACTGACCTCTTTCAACCTCCATAACTTCAGCTACCTCAACCATCAACTTAGCTAAAAGTACGGCCCCGCAAAGCTCAAGTCTAGGGATAGACACCTGCTTAATGGGAGCTACCTTTGTTTTAGCTGTGACCAACGAAACGTTAACATTTCCCACTTCATCTACCACTCGCAGATACACGACAGCCGCATAAGCCACTTTTGAGGCGTCAGAAAATCCGTACAACTCGcgcttatatttattacaagtgtGTATCCAGCGCGGAATCTTGATATTCTGTAATGCAGTTAAATTTTTACGGTAAGTAGTccattcttttattaaataagtaggaACTTGCTCATCCCATCCAATACCAGCTAACCAAAGCTTTTGTATGAGTATTTTTGCTGCTATGATGCAAGGAGCTAACCACCCAAGTGGGTCAAATAATCGAGATATATCAGatataattttcctttttgttACAAGTTCTTCTTGCGGCGCAAGTTCTACAGAGTACCGGAAGAAGTCACCACACGGATCCCAGGTAAGTCCTAAAATCTTAGTTGTGTCATCtaccttaataattaatttctcatCCTTATTACCGTTTGCCTTCCAGATTTTCGCTAATATTTCCTTGGAATTACTTTTCCATTTTTGCAACGGAAACCCTCCTTTTGCTAACACTTCAGTTAATTCTCTATATATTTCATAAGCATCTTCTAGATTTTCCGCACCGGTCATCACATCGTCCATGtaaaaatcattcaaaataattttcgcGATTCCTGGCTTATTCTGACATTCCTTATAAGCTAACTCTTGCAGAGACCGCACAGCTAAATATGGAGCACACGCGGTGCCAAAGGTGACGGTAAGTAATTCATACTCTTGAAGCTCCTTTTCAGGACTGTCTCTCCAAAGAATCCTCTGAAATGGAGTATCTTCTCGACTTACCAGCACTTGGCGGTACATTTTTACCACATCTGCCACCAAACCTATTTTATATTGTCTCCAGCGCATAATTGTATGACGTAGTTCAGCTTGCAGTTGCGGCCCAATCAACAGATCATCATTTAAGGACTTTCCATTGCTTCCCTTACAGGAGGCATCAAACACTACTCGGACTTTAGTAGTTTCCTTATCCTCCCTGACTACTGCATGGTGTGGTAAGTAAATAGCTGTTTTCTTACATTTATCCTTATCTGTAACTTTTAC
The nucleotide sequence above comes from Vanessa cardui chromosome 7, ilVanCard2.1, whole genome shotgun sequence. Encoded proteins:
- the LOC124531248 gene encoding ubiquitin-conjugating enzyme E2Q-like protein CG4502 — its product is MTSRSKEKVAAAFRKLFRSPEKLDNEVAGPSGSPARRGLFRRHRDGVSPAESAASLPSSPAASTLSKKKAGGANDVRERAAAVRTRRLMKELKEIQRSQDHRPNPIFTVELVNDNLFEWHVRLHQIDPESDLAADLRELNIPNILLHLIFPENFPFAPPFMRVIEPRIEKGFVMEGGAICMELLTPRGWASAYTVEAVVMQFAASVVKGQGRVARAPLRSSREFSRRRAEEAFRSLVKTHDKYGWVTPALSDG